A portion of the Polaribacter cellanae genome contains these proteins:
- a CDS encoding OmpA family protein, with the protein MKRLKLAVIALFALVTVSNVNAQDENNPWAVGFGLNNVDFYGSSNFSTQVKDVLGNSDWNVLPSISRISVDKYLDKGFSLQLAGSLNKIETVVTKNDSDFLYWGLDAIVKYDVNNLVGDTGWFDPYVYLGGGYTSVDSSGEGMLNAGFGFNTWFNDNLGLNFQTGTKKGFADKVGTHYQTTLGLVIKFGGKDTDGDGVYDKNDACPEVAGLKEFNGCPDADGDGIKDSDDACPEVAGLAAMNGCPDSDGDGVADKDDMCPNDKGTKANKGCPDSDGDGVVNKNDKCPNVAGPVANNGCPWPDTDGDGVLDKDDKCPSVAGPASNNGCPKPVITKEDEKSIGEVAKAIFFNVGKSSFKPGVTAKLNEAVKVMKNNPKATFVIEGHTDSSGSAPLNLRLSEKRAISVRDYLVKQGIETTRLEAVGYGEGEPVATNKTRAGRAQNRRVVIKVTNKK; encoded by the coding sequence ATGAAACGATTAAAATTAGCTGTGATAGCTCTATTTGCGTTGGTAACAGTTAGCAACGTAAATGCACAAGATGAAAACAACCCTTGGGCTGTAGGTTTTGGATTAAACAATGTAGATTTCTATGGTTCTAGTAACTTTAGTACTCAGGTTAAAGATGTACTTGGGAACAGCGATTGGAATGTTTTACCTTCTATCTCTAGAATTTCTGTAGACAAGTACTTAGACAAAGGTTTTTCTTTACAATTAGCAGGATCTTTAAATAAGATTGAAACTGTTGTTACAAAGAACGATTCAGATTTCCTATACTGGGGATTAGATGCAATCGTAAAGTATGATGTTAACAACTTAGTTGGAGATACTGGTTGGTTTGATCCTTATGTGTATTTAGGTGGAGGCTACACTTCTGTTGATTCAAGTGGAGAAGGTATGTTAAATGCAGGTTTTGGTTTTAATACTTGGTTTAACGATAACTTAGGTTTAAACTTCCAAACAGGTACAAAAAAAGGTTTTGCTGATAAAGTAGGAACTCACTACCAAACTACTTTAGGTTTAGTAATTAAATTTGGAGGAAAAGATACTGATGGAGATGGAGTATATGACAAAAATGATGCTTGTCCAGAAGTTGCAGGTTTAAAAGAATTTAATGGTTGTCCTGATGCTGATGGTGATGGAATCAAAGATTCTGATGATGCTTGTCCAGAAGTTGCAGGTTTAGCTGCAATGAACGGTTGTCCTGATTCTGACGGAGATGGTGTTGCTGATAAAGACGATATGTGTCCTAACGATAAAGGAACAAAAGCAAACAAAGGTTGTCCTGACTCTGATGGAGATGGAGTGGTTAACAAAAACGACAAATGTCCTAACGTAGCAGGTCCAGTTGCAAACAACGGATGCCCTTGGCCAGATACTGATGGTGATGGTGTTTTAGATAAAGACGATAAATGTCCTTCTGTTGCAGGTCCAGCATCTAACAATGGATGTCCTAAGCCAGTAATTACTAAAGAAGATGAAAAATCTATTGGAGAAGTTGCAAAAGCTATTTTCTTTAATGTAGGTAAATCTTCTTTCAAACCAGGAGTTACTGCTAAATTAAATGAAGCTGTAAAAGTAATGAAGAACAATCCTAAAGCTACTTTTGTAATCGAAGGTCATACAGATAGTTCTGGTTCTGCACCATTAAACTTAAGGTTATCAGAAAAAAGAGCAATTTCTGTAAGAGATTACTTAGTAAAACAAGGAATTGAAACAACAAGATTAGAAGCTGTTGGTTATGGAGAAGGTGAACCAGTTGCAACTAACAAAACAAGAGCTGGTAGAGCTCAAAACAGAAGAGTTGTTATTAAAGTAACAAATAAGAAATAA
- the dusB gene encoding tRNA dihydrouridine synthase DusB: protein MVKIGNIELPDFPLLLAPMEDVSDPPFRALCKENGADVVYTEFISSEGLIRDAAKSVMKLDIYEKERPVGIQIFGANLDSMLKTVEIVEKSNPDIIDINFGCPVKKVVSKGAGAGILKDINLMVSLTEAMVKHTNLPVTVKTRLGWDHDSIRIVEVAERLQDVGCAAISIHGRTRAQMYKGDADWKPIAKVKNNQRMHIPVFGNGDITSPERAMEMRDSYGLDGAMVGRASIGYPWFFNEVKHYFKTGEHLAKPTIAQRVEMARRHLQMAIDWKGPVLGVFETRRHYTNYFKGIPHFKEYRMKMVTSDDAKDVFAAFDEVEAKFGNAIIPEL from the coding sequence TTGGTAAAAATAGGCAACATAGAATTACCCGATTTTCCACTTTTATTAGCACCAATGGAAGATGTTTCGGACCCTCCATTTAGAGCTTTGTGTAAAGAAAATGGAGCAGATGTTGTGTATACAGAATTTATTTCTTCGGAAGGTTTAATTAGAGACGCTGCAAAAAGCGTTATGAAATTAGACATTTATGAGAAAGAACGTCCTGTTGGCATTCAAATTTTTGGAGCCAATTTAGATTCGATGTTAAAAACAGTGGAAATTGTTGAGAAATCGAATCCAGATATTATTGATATCAACTTTGGTTGTCCTGTAAAAAAAGTAGTTTCTAAAGGTGCAGGAGCAGGTATTTTAAAAGACATCAATTTAATGGTTTCGCTTACAGAAGCCATGGTAAAACACACGAATTTACCAGTTACTGTAAAAACTCGTTTGGGTTGGGATCATGATTCTATAAGAATCGTAGAAGTTGCAGAACGTTTGCAAGATGTGGGTTGTGCAGCAATTTCTATTCATGGAAGAACGCGCGCGCAAATGTATAAGGGAGATGCAGATTGGAAACCCATTGCAAAAGTAAAAAACAACCAAAGAATGCACATTCCTGTTTTTGGAAATGGAGATATTACATCTCCAGAAAGAGCAATGGAAATGAGAGATTCTTATGGTTTAGATGGTGCTATGGTTGGTAGAGCTTCTATTGGTTATCCTTGGTTTTTTAATGAAGTAAAACATTATTTTAAAACTGGAGAACATTTGGCAAAACCTACAATTGCACAACGTGTAGAAATGGCAAGAAGACATTTACAAATGGCGATTGATTGGAAAGGACCTGTTTTGGGCGTTTTTGAAACGAGAAGACACTACACCAATTACTTTAAGGGAATTCCACATTTTAAAGAATATAGAATGAAAATGGTTACTTCAGACGATGCAAAAGATGTCTTTGCAGCTTTCGATGAAGTGGAAGCCAAATTTGGAAATGCAATTATTCCTGAACTATAA
- a CDS encoding TolB family protein, which yields MRVVYLIVFTLLVVSCKNEKKSIETKSVERVHANDSLIYPEEVHFKSIKQITFGGDNAEAYWSFDDKQLVFQSNYKKWGVNCDQMFLMNATETFKNKIPPMVSTGKGRTTCSYFLPDNKHIIYASTHLMDKNCPEVPLRKNGKYIWPVYDSFDIFVADLQGNIVKQLTNEKGYDAEPTVSPKGDKIVFTSTRSGDLELYTMNIDGSDVKQITNELGYDGGAFFSPDGTKIIFRSSRPKTPEDIKAYKDLLAEGLVEPTEMELYICNADGSELRQLTDLGNANWSPFFHPSGKKVLFSSNFEAERGFPFNLYMIDLDGKNLERVTHGETFDAFPVFSNDGKKLIFSSNRNNGGGRDTNLFIAEWQD from the coding sequence ATGAGAGTTGTTTACCTAATTGTATTTACGTTGTTAGTGGTTTCTTGTAAAAATGAAAAGAAATCCATAGAAACAAAATCAGTAGAAAGAGTTCATGCAAACGACTCCCTAATTTATCCAGAAGAAGTGCATTTTAAAAGCATAAAACAAATTACATTTGGTGGCGACAATGCAGAAGCCTACTGGAGTTTCGACGATAAGCAACTGGTTTTTCAATCTAATTATAAAAAATGGGGCGTAAACTGCGATCAGATGTTTTTAATGAATGCAACCGAAACATTTAAAAACAAAATACCTCCAATGGTTTCCACAGGAAAAGGACGAACAACTTGTTCTTATTTTTTGCCAGATAACAAACACATTATTTATGCATCTACACATTTAATGGATAAAAATTGCCCAGAAGTTCCTTTACGTAAAAATGGAAAATACATTTGGCCAGTGTACGATAGTTTCGACATTTTTGTGGCAGATTTACAAGGAAATATCGTAAAACAATTAACGAATGAAAAAGGGTACGATGCAGAACCAACAGTGTCTCCAAAAGGAGATAAAATTGTATTTACATCTACCAGAAGTGGCGATTTAGAATTATATACGATGAATATCGATGGTTCTGACGTAAAACAAATTACAAACGAATTAGGTTATGATGGAGGCGCATTTTTCTCTCCAGATGGAACAAAAATTATTTTCCGTTCATCTAGACCAAAAACACCAGAAGACATAAAAGCATACAAAGATTTATTGGCAGAAGGTTTGGTAGAGCCTACAGAAATGGAACTTTATATTTGTAACGCAGATGGTTCTGAATTGCGTCAATTAACAGATTTAGGAAACGCAAATTGGAGCCCGTTTTTTCATCCTTCAGGAAAAAAGGTTTTATTCTCATCTAATTTTGAAGCAGAAAGAGGATTTCCTTTTAATTTATATATGATAGATTTAGATGGTAAAAATTTGGAAAGAGTAACGCATGGAGAAACTTTTGATGCATTTCCAGTATTTTCTAACGACGGAAAAAAATTAATTTTTTCTTCGAATAGAAATAATGGAGGAGGTAGAGATACCAACTTATTTATTGCAGAATGGCAAGATTAA
- the kbl gene encoding glycine C-acetyltransferase codes for MYGKIKDTLNKELQEIKDAGLYKSERIITSSQDAVIKISTGEEVINFCANNYLGLSNNPDVIQAAKDTLDSHGFGMSSVRFICGTQDIHKQLEEKIADFYKTEDTILYAACFDANGGVFEPLLTKDDAIISDSLNHASIIDGVRLCKSARYRYNNNDMQSLEEQLIEANKQNHRFKIIVTDGVFSMDGIVAKLDEICDLADKYDALVMVDECHATGFIGKTGRGTVELKNVMNRVDIVTGTLGKALGGAMGGYTTGKKEIIEILRQRSRPYLFSNSLAPAIVGASLKVFDIISNDTTLRDQLEWNTNYFRIEMEKAGFDLVGADAAIVPVMLYDAKLSQTMANKLLEEGIYVIGFFFPVVPKEKARIRVQLSAAHTKEHLDKAINAFKKVGKSLNII; via the coding sequence ATGTACGGAAAAATTAAAGATACTTTAAATAAAGAGCTTCAAGAAATAAAAGATGCAGGTTTATATAAATCTGAAAGAATTATTACATCATCACAAGATGCAGTTATAAAAATTTCCACAGGAGAAGAGGTAATTAACTTTTGTGCGAATAATTATTTAGGATTGTCTAACAACCCAGACGTAATTCAAGCTGCAAAAGATACCTTAGATTCTCATGGATTTGGAATGTCTTCTGTTCGTTTTATTTGCGGAACGCAAGATATTCACAAACAATTGGAAGAAAAAATCGCAGACTTTTACAAAACTGAAGACACGATTTTATATGCTGCATGCTTTGATGCAAATGGAGGGGTTTTCGAGCCATTGTTAACAAAAGACGATGCCATTATTTCTGATAGTTTAAATCACGCTTCTATTATAGATGGCGTTCGTTTGTGTAAATCTGCAAGATATCGTTATAATAATAACGACATGCAATCTTTGGAAGAACAGCTAATTGAAGCAAACAAACAAAACCATCGTTTTAAAATTATTGTTACAGATGGTGTTTTTTCTATGGATGGAATTGTCGCTAAATTAGACGAGATTTGCGATTTAGCAGATAAATACGATGCTTTGGTAATGGTAGACGAATGTCACGCAACCGGTTTTATAGGAAAAACAGGAAGAGGAACTGTGGAACTTAAAAATGTAATGAACAGAGTAGACATCGTTACAGGAACTTTGGGAAAAGCATTAGGTGGAGCAATGGGAGGTTACACTACAGGTAAAAAGGAAATTATTGAAATTTTGCGCCAACGTTCTCGCCCCTATTTATTTTCAAACTCCTTAGCACCAGCAATTGTTGGAGCTTCTTTAAAAGTTTTCGATATTATTTCTAATGATACCACTTTACGTGATCAATTAGAATGGAATACAAACTACTTTAGAATAGAAATGGAAAAAGCAGGTTTCGATTTGGTAGGTGCAGATGCAGCAATTGTACCTGTGATGTTATACGATGCAAAATTATCGCAAACGATGGCAAACAAGTTATTAGAAGAAGGTATTTATGTAATTGGTTTCTTTTTTCCAGTGGTTCCGAAAGAAAAAGCAAGAATACGTGTGCAATTATCTGCTGCCCATACAAAAGAACACTTAGATAAGGCAATTAATGCCTTTAAAAAAGTAGGAAAAAGCTTAAATATTATTTAG
- a CDS encoding ABC transporter permease, with amino-acid sequence MSDKAQAKSLSFPLFIAKRYLFTKTSSNAINIITIIASFGVIVGSFALFIILSGFSGLKTFNYSFLDFSDPDIKITPTKGKSFLFDAKTKQVLDGNSSIEVISKVIEERVFLEYKDKNEIAYIKGVDDNYSKITQIDSSLSQGTWLQRDFKNTAVIGRGISNKLSLGILNYGAPLTINLPKPGTGFINPRNPFYKLETQIVGIYMGTEEFESKFVFVDFKDASELLRFQENEITGLELKLKNSEKVDLVAENLQEKLGSDFKIQTKEQLNEVLYKVINTENFVSYLIFTLIVIIALFNVIGAIIMMIIDKKQNLKTLLSLGASIKEIKKIFVLQGFLLTLFGMCIGLFLAIILVFLQKKFELFMIVPDLAYPVEFRFSNLFVVILTITVLGYLAAKIASSRISEEFIEK; translated from the coding sequence ATGTCAGATAAAGCGCAAGCAAAATCTTTGAGTTTCCCTTTATTTATAGCTAAAAGATATTTATTTACAAAAACCAGTAGTAATGCCATAAATATTATTACAATAATAGCTTCTTTTGGAGTTATTGTAGGTTCGTTTGCACTTTTTATTATTCTTTCGGGCTTTTCTGGTTTAAAAACATTTAATTATAGTTTTTTAGATTTTTCTGATCCAGATATTAAAATAACGCCAACGAAAGGAAAATCCTTTTTATTTGATGCTAAAACAAAACAGGTTTTAGATGGTAATTCTTCCATAGAAGTTATCTCAAAAGTAATAGAAGAACGTGTTTTTTTAGAATATAAAGATAAAAATGAAATCGCTTACATAAAAGGAGTTGACGATAATTATTCTAAAATCACACAAATAGATTCTTCTTTAAGTCAAGGAACATGGCTTCAGAGAGACTTTAAAAATACTGCTGTAATTGGTAGAGGAATATCCAACAAACTCTCTTTAGGAATATTAAATTACGGAGCGCCATTAACAATTAACTTACCAAAACCTGGAACTGGCTTTATAAACCCAAGAAACCCTTTCTACAAACTAGAAACTCAAATTGTAGGCATTTATATGGGCACAGAAGAATTTGAAAGCAAGTTTGTTTTTGTAGATTTTAAGGATGCATCAGAACTTTTAAGATTTCAAGAAAACGAAATTACTGGTTTAGAATTGAAATTAAAAAATTCAGAAAAAGTAGATTTGGTCGCAGAGAATTTGCAAGAAAAATTAGGATCAGATTTTAAAATACAAACGAAAGAGCAGTTAAATGAAGTGCTTTATAAAGTGATTAATACAGAGAATTTTGTTTCCTATTTAATATTCACATTAATAGTAATTATTGCTTTATTTAATGTTATTGGAGCGATTATTATGATGATTATCGATAAAAAACAAAACTTAAAAACATTGCTAAGTTTAGGGGCTTCCATAAAAGAAATTAAAAAAATATTTGTTTTACAAGGTTTTTTGCTAACCCTTTTTGGAATGTGTATTGGTCTTTTTTTAGCTATAATTTTGGTGTTTCTTCAAAAAAAATTCGAACTTTTTATGATTGTACCAGATTTGGCGTATCCAGTTGAATTTCGTTTTTCGAACTTATTTGTTGTAATACTAACCATTACAGTTTTAGGCTATTTAGCAGCAAAAATTGCAAGTAGTAGAATTTCTGAAGAGTTTATTGAAAAATAA
- the rbfA gene encoding 30S ribosome-binding factor RbfA, with product MEETNRQRKIAGVLQKDLVDVLQKAAQDGMKGVIISVSKVHVTSDLGVAKVYLSIFPSAKRDEIVEGIQSNTPLIRHEMAKRTRNQLRRMPELLFFGDDTLDYIEEIDKSLKGEDENPIKNPDVLPKRKKI from the coding sequence ATGGAAGAAACAAACAGACAGCGAAAAATAGCTGGAGTCTTACAAAAAGACTTGGTAGATGTGTTGCAAAAAGCAGCACAGGATGGTATGAAAGGAGTAATTATTTCCGTTTCTAAAGTTCATGTAACTTCAGACCTAGGAGTTGCAAAAGTATATTTAAGTATTTTCCCTTCAGCAAAAAGAGATGAAATTGTAGAAGGAATTCAATCTAATACACCTTTAATTCGTCATGAAATGGCGAAAAGAACCAGAAATCAATTAAGAAGAATGCCAGAATTACTATTTTTTGGTGACGATACTTTAGATTATATAGAAGAGATTGATAAATCTTTAAAAGGAGAAGACGAAAACCCTATTAAAAATCCTGATGTTTTACCAAAACGTAAAAAAATCTAA
- a CDS encoding FoF1 ATP synthase subunit delta/epsilon — MFLEIVTPEAILFSSEVDSVSVPGVNGEFQMLDNHAPIVSVLKEGVIKIHVHSQGHLVLDDLHGKLEQQIDDDKIITLAINSGTLELNDNKAIILAD, encoded by the coding sequence ATGTTTTTAGAAATTGTAACGCCAGAGGCGATTTTATTTTCATCGGAAGTAGATTCTGTATCGGTTCCAGGTGTAAATGGAGAATTTCAAATGTTAGATAATCACGCACCAATCGTTTCAGTTTTAAAAGAAGGTGTTATTAAAATTCATGTACATTCTCAAGGCCATTTAGTGTTAGACGATTTGCATGGCAAGTTAGAACAACAAATTGATGATGATAAAATAATTACCTTAGCCATAAACTCTGGTACTTTAGAATTAAATGATAACAAAGCGATTATCTTAGCAGATTAA
- the atpD gene encoding F0F1 ATP synthase subunit beta: MSTTTGKVSQIIGPVIDVEFNTENTELPKIYDSLEIKRADGSILVLEVQQHIGEDTVRTIAMDATDGLSRGVEVLATGNPIQMPIGNDIYGRLFNVTGDAIDGLGNLKKEGKDGLPIHRAAPKFEDLSVSTEVLFTGIKVIDLIEPYAKGGKIGLFGGAGVGKTVLIQELINNIAKGHGGLSVFAGVGERTREGNDLLREMLESGIIKYGDDFMHSMEEGGWDLSKVDKPGMIDSKATFVFGQMNEPPGARARVALSGLTIAEYFRDGAGDGQGKDVLFFVDNIFRFTQAGSEVSALLGRMPSAVGYQPTLATEMGAMQERITSTKKGSITSVQAVYVPADDLTDPAPATTFAHLDATTVLSRKIAELGIYPAVDPLDSTSRILSAEILGDEHYNTATAVKEILQRYKELQDIIAILGMEELSEEDKLVVHRARRVQRFLSQPFHVAEQFTGIPGVLVDIKDTIKGFNMIMSGELDKYPEAAFNLRGSIQDAIDAGEKMLAEA; encoded by the coding sequence ATGTCTACAACAACAGGAAAAGTTTCTCAAATTATTGGGCCAGTAATTGATGTTGAATTCAATACAGAAAATACAGAGCTTCCTAAAATTTACGATTCATTGGAAATTAAAAGAGCCGATGGTTCAATTTTAGTATTAGAAGTACAACAACATATTGGAGAAGATACCGTTAGAACCATTGCAATGGATGCTACTGATGGATTGAGTAGAGGTGTTGAAGTTCTTGCTACAGGAAACCCTATTCAAATGCCAATTGGAAACGATATTTATGGTCGTTTGTTTAACGTAACTGGAGATGCTATTGATGGTTTAGGAAATTTAAAGAAAGAAGGTAAAGATGGTTTACCAATCCATAGAGCTGCACCTAAATTTGAAGACTTATCTGTTTCTACAGAAGTTTTATTTACTGGAATTAAAGTAATCGATTTAATTGAGCCGTATGCAAAAGGAGGTAAAATTGGATTATTTGGAGGAGCAGGTGTAGGTAAAACTGTATTAATTCAAGAATTAATTAATAATATTGCCAAAGGACATGGTGGTTTATCTGTATTTGCAGGAGTTGGAGAAAGAACTCGTGAAGGAAACGATTTACTTCGTGAAATGTTAGAATCTGGAATTATAAAATACGGAGACGATTTTATGCATTCTATGGAAGAAGGAGGATGGGATTTATCTAAAGTAGACAAACCTGGAATGATAGATTCTAAGGCAACATTTGTGTTCGGGCAAATGAACGAACCACCTGGAGCACGTGCACGTGTTGCATTATCTGGTTTAACCATTGCAGAATATTTTAGAGATGGAGCTGGAGATGGACAAGGAAAAGATGTACTTTTCTTCGTAGATAACATTTTCCGTTTTACACAAGCAGGCTCAGAAGTGTCTGCTTTATTAGGGCGTATGCCTTCTGCAGTAGGTTACCAACCAACATTAGCAACAGAAATGGGTGCAATGCAAGAACGTATTACATCAACAAAGAAAGGTTCTATTACATCTGTACAAGCGGTTTACGTGCCTGCAGATGATTTAACAGACCCTGCACCAGCAACAACGTTTGCGCATTTAGATGCAACAACAGTATTGTCTCGTAAGATTGCAGAATTAGGTATTTATCCTGCAGTAGATCCTTTAGATTCTACTTCAAGAATTTTATCTGCAGAAATTTTAGGTGACGAGCACTATAACACAGCAACAGCAGTAAAAGAAATTTTACAGAGATATAAAGAATTACAAGATATTATTGCCATTTTAGGTATGGAAGAATTATCTGAAGAAGATAAATTAGTAGTTCATAGAGCAAGACGTGTACAACGTTTCTTATCTCAACCATTCCACGTAGCTGAACAATTTACAGGAATTCCTGGAGTTTTAGTTGATATTAAAGATACTATTAAAGGATTTAATATGATTATGAGTGGAGAGTTAGATAAATATCCAGAAGCAGCATTTAACTTAAGAGGATCTATCCAAGATGCGATTGATGCAGGTGAAAAAATGTTAGCGGAAGCTTAA
- a CDS encoding M28 family peptidase → MRNILFLIFLCFLISCKPEVNQENRMKEDVSFLASDALEGRQTGTEGEKKAAKYIAERFKELDLQPKGTQEYLQPFTFKPKTNPHEEVKFDVNGDGTITGNNILGFIDNKAKNTIIIGAHYDHLGFGGEGSLYRDSIKAIHNGADDNASGVAIMLNLASKLKKKNTNNNYLFMAFSGEEMGLLGSNYFVKNPTIDTKNVAYMINMDMVGRLKKDSALAVYGTGTSPIFKQVLKSHNDNFKLIQQESGIGPSDHTSFYLADIPVLHFFTGQHEDYHKPGDDSEKLNYEGMYLIADYIFNLITDLDDNGKLAFRKTKNESEDSPRFKVGLGVIPDYMFDGKGMRIDGISEDKPAQKAGLQKGDIVIKLGDSLVTNMMSYMRALSVFEKGNSTKVVVKRGETKIEKEINF, encoded by the coding sequence ATGAGAAACATTCTATTTCTAATTTTTTTATGCTTTTTAATTTCTTGTAAACCAGAAGTCAACCAAGAAAATCGAATGAAAGAAGATGTAAGTTTTTTGGCTTCGGATGCATTAGAAGGAAGACAAACAGGAACCGAAGGCGAAAAAAAAGCGGCTAAATATATTGCTGAACGCTTTAAAGAACTAGACTTACAACCAAAAGGAACACAAGAATATTTACAACCTTTTACGTTTAAACCAAAGACGAACCCTCATGAGGAAGTGAAGTTCGATGTAAATGGCGATGGTACAATTACTGGAAATAATATTTTAGGTTTTATTGATAATAAAGCAAAAAATACCATAATTATTGGTGCTCATTACGATCATTTAGGTTTTGGTGGCGAAGGTTCTTTGTACAGAGATTCTATAAAAGCCATTCATAATGGTGCAGATGACAATGCTTCTGGTGTTGCTATTATGCTAAATTTAGCTTCAAAATTGAAAAAGAAAAATACCAACAATAATTATTTATTTATGGCTTTTTCTGGTGAAGAAATGGGGCTTTTAGGTTCTAATTATTTTGTAAAGAATCCTACAATCGACACTAAAAACGTAGCTTATATGATTAATATGGATATGGTTGGTCGTTTGAAAAAAGATAGTGCTTTGGCTGTTTATGGCACAGGAACTTCGCCAATTTTTAAGCAAGTTTTAAAATCTCATAACGATAATTTTAAATTAATTCAGCAAGAATCTGGTATTGGACCAAGTGATCATACTTCTTTTTATTTGGCAGATATTCCTGTATTGCATTTTTTTACGGGTCAGCATGAAGATTATCATAAACCTGGAGACGATTCCGAAAAACTGAATTACGAAGGCATGTATTTAATTGCTGATTATATTTTTAATTTAATTACAGATTTAGATGATAATGGAAAACTAGCTTTTAGAAAAACAAAAAACGAAAGTGAAGATTCTCCTCGTTTTAAAGTTGGTTTGGGTGTAATACCCGATTATATGTTCGATGGAAAGGGAATGCGAATCGATGGAATTTCCGAAGACAAACCCGCACAAAAAGCAGGTTTACAAAAGGGAGATATTGTTATAAAATTGGGCGATAGTTTGGTAACAAACATGATGAGTTATATGCGAGCTTTATCTGTTTTTGAAAAAGGGAATAGCACAAAAGTAGTGGTTAAAAGAGGAGAAACTAAAATTGAAAAAGAAATTAATTTTTAA
- a CDS encoding DUF4345 domain-containing protein, which yields MIKTKQDFINKIHLIVSVCIVIPVSFVYAFNPSSQFDIQLQTIDEHNFFKAIMGLYLGFSALWLLGIFKNNYLKIAILTNIIFMLGLGFGRVLSLFLDGTPTFGYILGTFAELFLGFYGVWVLNKFSKSL from the coding sequence ATGATAAAAACGAAGCAAGATTTCATCAACAAAATACATTTAATTGTTTCTGTTTGTATTGTAATTCCTGTTTCTTTTGTTTACGCATTTAATCCTTCTTCGCAATTCGATATTCAGCTACAAACCATAGACGAGCATAATTTCTTTAAAGCAATTATGGGTTTGTATTTGGGTTTTTCTGCACTTTGGCTTTTAGGTATTTTTAAAAACAACTATTTAAAAATTGCCATTCTTACCAACATCATTTTTATGTTAGGACTTGGTTTCGGACGCGTTTTAAGTTTATTTTTAGATGGAACTCCAACTTTTGGTTATATTTTAGGCACTTTTGCTGAATTATTTCTTGGGTTTTATGGAGTTTGGGTTTTGAATAAATTCTCAAAATCACTTTAA